One Salmo salar chromosome ssa01, Ssal_v3.1, whole genome shotgun sequence DNA window includes the following coding sequences:
- the ddx4 gene encoding probable ATP-dependent RNA helicase DDX4 isoform X1: protein MDNWDEVTTSNDNKVSSWNSGGGGFGGGGRGRGSRGGGGDFRSFSSGADENGDEDKGSCWNTGGGGGFRGRGRGGGRGSRGGSFRNGDDGNEGGFGGSQGGRGGRGGFRSGGGDGGGFGGGGYRGRDEEVFCKGSTMDGEGGGDGGSPGPPRVTYVPEALCEKESSIFAHYESGINFDKYDDILVDVSGSNPPTAIMGFEEAALCESLNRNVIKSGYKKPTPVQKHGIPIIAAGRDLMACAQTGSGKTAAFLLPILQQLMVDGVAASQFSEIQEPEVIIVAPTRELINQIYMEARKFAHGTCVRPVVVYGGISTGHTIREILKGCNVLCGTPGRLMDMIGRGKIGLSKLRYLVLDEADRMLDMGFEPAMRKLVASPGMPAKEDRQTLMFSATYPEDIQKLAADFLKKDYLFLAVGVVGGACSDVEQVVVQVTKFSKRDQLLEVLKTTGSERTMVFVETKRQADFIATFLCQEKVNTTSIHGDREQREREQALGDFRSGKCPVLVATSVAARGLDIKDVQHIVNFDLPNNIDEYVHRIGRTGRCGNTGRAVCFFDPEVDSNLARSLVKVLSGAQQEVPKWLEEAAFSAFGTTGFNPGGRTFASTDSRKGGSFQRDGASQLAAALSSGADDDEWE from the exons ATAAAGGCAGCTGCTGGAACACTGGTGGAGGAGGCGGCTTCAGGGGAAGAGGCAGAG GAGGTGGCAGAGGATCAAGGGGAGGAAGCTTCCGAAACG GGGATGATGGCAACGAAGGCG GGTTTGGAGGTAGCCAGGGAGGTAGAGGTGGCCGGGGAGGCTTCCGATCAG gtggtggtgatggaggaggaTTTGGCGGAGGAG GTTATCGTGGACGAGATGAGGAAGTTTTCTGTAAAG GCTCAACCATGGATGGGGAGGGTGGTGGAGATGGTGGCAGTCCAG GTCCCCCAAGGGTGACCTATGTGCCCGAAGCCCTCTGTGAGAAGGAGTCGTCTATTTTTGCTCATTATGAGTCAGGCATCAACTTTGACAAGTACGATGACATCTTGGTCGATGTCAGCGGCAGCAATCCGCCAACGGCCATCATG GGTTTTGAAGAGGCTGCCCTGTGTGAATCTCTGAACAGGAACGTCATTAAGTCTGGCTATAAGAAGCCCACCCCAGTACAGAAGCATGGCATTCCCATCATCGCTGCTGGCCGGGACCTCATGGCCTGTGCCCAGACTGGATCTGGGAAAACG GCTGCATTCCTACTGCCCATCCTGCAGCAGCTGATGGTGGATGGCGTGGCAGCTAGTCAGTTCAGCGAGATCCAGGAGCCAGAGGTTATTATAGTGGCCCCAACCAGGGAGCTGATCAACCAGATCTACATGGAAGCCAGGAAGTTTGCCCATGG AACTTGTGTGCGTCCAGTGGTGGTTTATGGTGGTATAAGCACCGGTCACACCATTCGTGAGATACTGAAGGGCTGCAATGTGCTGTGTGGGACTCCAGGAAGACTGATGGACATGATTGGAAGAGGAAAG ATTGGCTTGAGCAAGCTGCGTTACCTGGTGCTGGACGAGGCTGACAGGATGCTGGACATGGGCTTTGAGCCTGCGATGCGCAAGCTGGTGGCGTCCCCAGGCATGCCAGCTAAAGAGGACCGCCAGACCCTTATGTTCAGCGCTACCTACCCCGAGGACATCCAAAA ACTGGCTGCTGACTTCCTGAAGAAGGACTATCTGTTCCTTGCTGTGGGCGTGGTCggcggagcctgcagtgacgtGGAGCAGGTCGTGGTTCAGGTGACCAAGTTCTCCAAAAGAGACCAACTACTGGAGGTCCTCAAGACTACAG GGTCTGAACGCACAATGGTGTTTGTGGAAACCAAGAGGCAGGCTGACTTTATCGCAACGTTCCTGTGTCAGGAGAAGGTTAATACTACTAGTATTCATGG TGACCGCGAGCAGAGGGAGCGTGAACAGGCGCTCGGTGACTTCCGCTCAGGAAAGTGTCCTGTCTTGGTGGCCACCTCTGTTGCTGCCCGCGGACTGGACATCAAGGATGTCCAACACATAGTCAACTTTGACCTCCCCAACAACATTGATGAGTACGTCCACCGCATCGGGAGAACGGGTCGCTGTGGGAACACCGGGAGAGCTGTGTGTTTCTTTGACCCGGAGGTCGACAGCAACCTGGCACGCTCCCTGGTCAAAGTCCTGTCTGGG GCCCAGCAGGAGGTACCCAAATGGCTGGAGGAAGCTGCGTTCAGTGCTTTTGGCACTACAGGGTTCAACCCCGGTGGGAGAACCTTCGCCTCCACTGATAGCAGGAAG GGTGGATCTTTCCAGAGAGATGGGGCGAGTCAACTAGCAGCTGCCCTGAGCAGTGGCGCAGACGACGACGAATGGGAGTGA
- the il31r gene encoding Interleukin-31 receptor A precursor, whose product MKGLRRMATLLVLSIILLLPAISEGQYGHRCEVIPKDPYIEFGSNIKIKFKKTCNQTISDSHGKIYWTINNKSIDESLYETNTSFAAVTIYNLSLPKAIVQCHSHLTQQVLGGTIIQTYWKPRNISCVTYISQQDFTCHWEHKIKPTSKITYTVYRKWEKGQDVWESDHCSSGSMSCTFNKSLPMLAKLNYITVRAESTVWETISDTLELDPWDTVKIDPPKNVRVVPLPAHLRVEWERPGGTEFISLVIHCQVKYAKHVMDTFMNTVAMTASVTSVEVEPCTNHTVSVRCALDKAPWSEWSRQETVLSSLNVSTVQLDLWRKMAAPDNTGTRTVHLMWKSISPACKAIDGYRLTYMADEKHIPDRHLDTVVDKASITVDQRAYRVTLAAYRGDTTFSEQSIYVPAVGQSLPQVRGAQASAHNGDIQVSWAVPPLYPVHGYIIDWTTDGDTYTWLQSQDTHITLTGLQPFKLYNITVTPLYDDKTGLEKVIQICSTRRAPGNISSTDVHVQDKSAQVNWTAVPQSQCSGVVVNYTVFYKTETQPELNVTVNSLKRGVTLEPLQPDTRYSVHVMASAVTGATNSSVIHFTTSRYGRTFIIMSCVFGGFGVIIVLVTGLFCVIQWKRFKGKMVPNPGLSSLEFWSSQDCHKIQPFNNLSELETFCEMIYPCEVNTITDDIMGSTSTEDKDIQDMAKETVCDQTERLSSGFGSRTFCDSQPREESSNLGLAPTCLPLLAQQDGEINLLESTTSEDSSSEPADLQASESCPVNPYRLQTPGECPVRLGGGEATSGATEESRSLLDTQQHSSTVPLTSYVTLDMFEHRGKESKQT is encoded by the exons ATGAAG GGTCTGAGAAGGATGGCAACGCTGCTAGTCCTGTCAATCATCCTTTTGCTCCCAGCAATTTCTGAAG GACAATATGGACATAGATGTGAAGTTATCCCAAAAGACCCATACATTGAATTTGGCTCCAATATTAAGATTAAGTTCAAGAAGACATGCAACCAGACAATCTCAGACAGCCACGGCAAAATCTATTGGACGATCAACAACAAGAGCATAGATGAAAGCCTCTATGAAACCAACACCTCCTTTGCTGCGGTGACCATCTACAATCTATCCCTTCCAAAAGCAATAGTACAATGTCACAGCCATTTAACTCAGCAAGTCTTGGGTGGTACCATCATACAAACATACT GGAAACCCAGAAACATATCATGTGTCACGTATATCTCACAACAAGATTTTACATGTCACTGGGAGCACAAGATCAAACCCACATCGAAAATAACATATACCGTTTATAGGAAATG GGAAAAAGGACAAGATGTATGGGAGAGTGATCATTGTAGTTCTGGAAGCATGTCATGCACTTTTAATAAGAGCCTGCCGATGCTAGCAAAGCTAAATTACATCACTGTGCGAGCTGAAAGCACCGTTTGGGAGACAATCTCGGACACACTAGAATTGGATCCTTGGGATACAG TGAAAATTGACCCTCCAAAGAATGTGCGGGTGGTTCCTCTCCCTGCTCATCTAAGGGTTGAATGGGAAAGACCAGGAGGCACAGAATTTATTAGCCTGGTCATACACTGTCAAGTCAAATATGCCAAG CATGTAATGGATACATTTATGAACACAGTGGCCATGACAGCCTCTGTCACTTCTGTTGAAGTGGAGCCATGCACCAACCATACAGTGTCTGTCCGCTGTGCTTTAGACAAGGCCCCCTGGAGTGAATGGAGCAGGCAGGAGacagttctctcctctctcaacg TGAGCACAGTGCAGTTGGACCTGTGGAGGAAGATGGCTGCACCAGACAACACTGGGACTAGAACAGTGCACCTGATGTGGAAG AGCATCTCCCCTGCATGCAAGGCCATCGATGGATACAGGCTGACGTACATGGCTGATGAAAAGCACATACCTGACAGACATTTGGACACTGTTGTGGATAAGGCTTCTATCACTGTGGACCAGCGGGCATACAGAGTCACTCTCGCTGCCTATCGCGGTGACACCACATTTTCTGAACAGTCAATCTATGTACCGGCCGTGGGACAAA GTCTCCCCCAGGTTAGGGGCGCCCAGGCCTCTGCCCATAACGGTGACATCCAGGTCAGCTgggctgttcctcctctctaccctgtcCACGGCTACATCATAGACTGGACCACCGATGGAGATACATACACCTGGCTACAGAGCCAAGACACTCACATCACATTGACTG gCCTGCAGCCTTTTAAACTGTACAACATCACAGTAACTCCACTCTACGATGACAAGACAGGACTCGAAAAAGTCATTCAGATCTGCTCAACGCGAAGAG CTCCAGGGAATATCTCCTCCACTGATGTACATGTTCAAGACAAAAGCGCTCAGGTCAACTGGACTGCTGTGCCTCAGAGCCAATGTAGCGGTGTTGTCGTCAACTACACTGTGTTCTACAAGACGGAAACACAACCAGAGCTGA ATGTGACAGTAAATAGCTTGAAACGGGGAGTGACTTTGGAGCCTCTCCAACCAGACACCAGATACAGTGTCCATGTCATGGCCAGCGCTGTTACTGGGGCAACCAATAGCAGCGTCATTCACTTCACAACGAGCAGATACG GCAGGACCTTCATCATAATGTCCTGTGTCTTCGGTGGTTTCGGCGTCATCATCGTCCTAGTCACTGGACTCTTCTGCGTCATTCA GTGGAAAAGATTTAAGGGGAAGATGGTGCCGAACCCCGGTCTCAGCTCCCTGGAATTCTGGTCTTCACAGGATTGTCATAAG ATCCAACCCTTTAACAACCTGTCTGAACTCGAGACCTTCTGTGAGATGATCTACCCCTGCGAGGTGAACACCATAACGGACGACATCATGGGGTCAACCTCTACAGAAGACAAGGACATACAGGACATGGCCAAAGAGACAGTCtgtgaccagacagagagattgagCTCTGGCTTCGGTAGCAGGACCTTCTGTGACAGCCAACCCAGAGAGGAGAGCAGTAACCTGGGCCTGGCACCAACCTGcctccctttactggctcaacaAGATGGAGAAATCAACCTGCTGGAGTCAACCACCAGTGAGGACTCATCATCAGAGCCAGCAGACCTCCAGGCCTCCGAGAGCTGTCCCGTCAACCCCTACAGGCTGCAGACGCCAGGGGAATGCCCTGTGAGGTTGGGGGGAGGCGAGGCGACGTCGGGCGCCACAGAGGAGAGTAGGAGCCTGTTGGACACGCAGCAGCATAGCAGCACAGTTCCTCTCACTTCATACGTCACTCTGGACATGTTTGAACACAGGGGGAAGGAAAGTAAACAGACATAA
- the il31r gene encoding interleukin-31 receptor A isoform X1, which produces MKGLRRMATLLVLSIILLLPAISEGQYGHRCEVIPKDPYIEFGSNIKIKFKKTCNQTISDSHGKIYWTINNKSIDESLYETNTSFAAVTIYNLSLPKAIVQCHSHLTQQVLGGTIIQTYWKPRNISCVTYISQQDFTCHWEHKIKPTSKITYTVYRKWEKGQDVWESDHCSSGSMSCTFNKSLPMLAKLNYITVRAESTVWETISDTLELDPWDTDLKEFPHMLSSCCYSFNLQSNSSQTISIGLRSGDWGGQHVMDTFMNTVAMTASVTSVEVEPCTNHTVSVRCALDKAPWSEWSRQETVLSSLNVSTVQLDLWRKMAAPDNTGTRTVHLMWKSISPACKAIDGYRLTYMADEKHIPDRHLDTVVDKASITVDQRAYRVTLAAYRGDTTFSEQSIYVPAVGQSLPQVRGAQASAHNGDIQVSWAVPPLYPVHGYIIDWTTDGDTYTWLQSQDTHITLTGLQPFKLYNITVTPLYDDKTGLEKVIQICSTRRAPGNISSTDVHVQDKSAQVNWTAVPQSQCSGVVVNYTVFYKTETQPELNVTVNSLKRGVTLEPLQPDTRYSVHVMASAVTGATNSSVIHFTTSRYGRTFIIMSCVFGGFGVIIVLVTGLFCVIQWKRFKGKMVPNPGLSSLEFWSSQDCHKIQPFNNLSELETFCEMIYPCEVNTITDDIMGSTSTEDKDIQDMAKETVCDQTERLSSGFGSRTFCDSQPREESSNLGLAPTCLPLLAQQDGEINLLESTTSEDSSSEPADLQASESCPVNPYRLQTPGECPVRLGGGEATSGATEESRSLLDTQQHSSTVPLTSYVTLDMFEHRGKESKQT; this is translated from the exons ATGAAG GGTCTGAGAAGGATGGCAACGCTGCTAGTCCTGTCAATCATCCTTTTGCTCCCAGCAATTTCTGAAG GACAATATGGACATAGATGTGAAGTTATCCCAAAAGACCCATACATTGAATTTGGCTCCAATATTAAGATTAAGTTCAAGAAGACATGCAACCAGACAATCTCAGACAGCCACGGCAAAATCTATTGGACGATCAACAACAAGAGCATAGATGAAAGCCTCTATGAAACCAACACCTCCTTTGCTGCGGTGACCATCTACAATCTATCCCTTCCAAAAGCAATAGTACAATGTCACAGCCATTTAACTCAGCAAGTCTTGGGTGGTACCATCATACAAACATACT GGAAACCCAGAAACATATCATGTGTCACGTATATCTCACAACAAGATTTTACATGTCACTGGGAGCACAAGATCAAACCCACATCGAAAATAACATATACCGTTTATAGGAAATG GGAAAAAGGACAAGATGTATGGGAGAGTGATCATTGTAGTTCTGGAAGCATGTCATGCACTTTTAATAAGAGCCTGCCGATGCTAGCAAAGCTAAATTACATCACTGTGCGAGCTGAAAGCACCGTTTGGGAGACAATCTCGGACACACTAGAATTGGATCCTTGGGATACAG acttgaaggagttcccacatatgctgagcagttgctGCTATTCCTTcaatctgcagtccaactcatcccaaaccatctcaattgggttgaggtcgggtgattggggaggccag CATGTAATGGATACATTTATGAACACAGTGGCCATGACAGCCTCTGTCACTTCTGTTGAAGTGGAGCCATGCACCAACCATACAGTGTCTGTCCGCTGTGCTTTAGACAAGGCCCCCTGGAGTGAATGGAGCAGGCAGGAGacagttctctcctctctcaacg TGAGCACAGTGCAGTTGGACCTGTGGAGGAAGATGGCTGCACCAGACAACACTGGGACTAGAACAGTGCACCTGATGTGGAAG AGCATCTCCCCTGCATGCAAGGCCATCGATGGATACAGGCTGACGTACATGGCTGATGAAAAGCACATACCTGACAGACATTTGGACACTGTTGTGGATAAGGCTTCTATCACTGTGGACCAGCGGGCATACAGAGTCACTCTCGCTGCCTATCGCGGTGACACCACATTTTCTGAACAGTCAATCTATGTACCGGCCGTGGGACAAA GTCTCCCCCAGGTTAGGGGCGCCCAGGCCTCTGCCCATAACGGTGACATCCAGGTCAGCTgggctgttcctcctctctaccctgtcCACGGCTACATCATAGACTGGACCACCGATGGAGATACATACACCTGGCTACAGAGCCAAGACACTCACATCACATTGACTG gCCTGCAGCCTTTTAAACTGTACAACATCACAGTAACTCCACTCTACGATGACAAGACAGGACTCGAAAAAGTCATTCAGATCTGCTCAACGCGAAGAG CTCCAGGGAATATCTCCTCCACTGATGTACATGTTCAAGACAAAAGCGCTCAGGTCAACTGGACTGCTGTGCCTCAGAGCCAATGTAGCGGTGTTGTCGTCAACTACACTGTGTTCTACAAGACGGAAACACAACCAGAGCTGA ATGTGACAGTAAATAGCTTGAAACGGGGAGTGACTTTGGAGCCTCTCCAACCAGACACCAGATACAGTGTCCATGTCATGGCCAGCGCTGTTACTGGGGCAACCAATAGCAGCGTCATTCACTTCACAACGAGCAGATACG GCAGGACCTTCATCATAATGTCCTGTGTCTTCGGTGGTTTCGGCGTCATCATCGTCCTAGTCACTGGACTCTTCTGCGTCATTCA GTGGAAAAGATTTAAGGGGAAGATGGTGCCGAACCCCGGTCTCAGCTCCCTGGAATTCTGGTCTTCACAGGATTGTCATAAG ATCCAACCCTTTAACAACCTGTCTGAACTCGAGACCTTCTGTGAGATGATCTACCCCTGCGAGGTGAACACCATAACGGACGACATCATGGGGTCAACCTCTACAGAAGACAAGGACATACAGGACATGGCCAAAGAGACAGTCtgtgaccagacagagagattgagCTCTGGCTTCGGTAGCAGGACCTTCTGTGACAGCCAACCCAGAGAGGAGAGCAGTAACCTGGGCCTGGCACCAACCTGcctccctttactggctcaacaAGATGGAGAAATCAACCTGCTGGAGTCAACCACCAGTGAGGACTCATCATCAGAGCCAGCAGACCTCCAGGCCTCCGAGAGCTGTCCCGTCAACCCCTACAGGCTGCAGACGCCAGGGGAATGCCCTGTGAGGTTGGGGGGAGGCGAGGCGACGTCGGGCGCCACAGAGGAGAGTAGGAGCCTGTTGGACACGCAGCAGCATAGCAGCACAGTTCCTCTCACTTCATACGTCACTCTGGACATGTTTGAACACAGGGGGAAGGAAAGTAAACAGACATAA
- the il31r gene encoding interleukin-31 receptor A isoform X2, translating into MATLLVLSIILLLPAISEGQYGHRCEVIPKDPYIEFGSNIKIKFKKTCNQTISDSHGKIYWTINNKSIDESLYETNTSFAAVTIYNLSLPKAIVQCHSHLTQQVLGGTIIQTYWKPRNISCVTYISQQDFTCHWEHKIKPTSKITYTVYRKWEKGQDVWESDHCSSGSMSCTFNKSLPMLAKLNYITVRAESTVWETISDTLELDPWDTVKIDPPKNVRVVPLPAHLRVEWERPGGTEFISLVIHCQVKYAKHVMDTFMNTVAMTASVTSVEVEPCTNHTVSVRCALDKAPWSEWSRQETVLSSLNVSTVQLDLWRKMAAPDNTGTRTVHLMWKSISPACKAIDGYRLTYMADEKHIPDRHLDTVVDKASITVDQRAYRVTLAAYRGDTTFSEQSIYVPAVGQSLPQVRGAQASAHNGDIQVSWAVPPLYPVHGYIIDWTTDGDTYTWLQSQDTHITLTGLQPFKLYNITVTPLYDDKTGLEKVIQICSTRRAPGNISSTDVHVQDKSAQVNWTAVPQSQCSGVVVNYTVFYKTETQPELNVTVNSLKRGVTLEPLQPDTRYSVHVMASAVTGATNSSVIHFTTSRYGRTFIIMSCVFGGFGVIIVLVTGLFCVIQWKRFKGKMVPNPGLSSLEFWSSQDCHKIQPFNNLSELETFCEMIYPCEVNTITDDIMGSTSTEDKDIQDMAKETVCDQTERLSSGFGSRTFCDSQPREESSNLGLAPTCLPLLAQQDGEINLLESTTSEDSSSEPADLQASESCPVNPYRLQTPGECPVRLGGGEATSGATEESRSLLDTQQHSSTVPLTSYVTLDMFEHRGKESKQT; encoded by the exons ATGGCAACGCTGCTAGTCCTGTCAATCATCCTTTTGCTCCCAGCAATTTCTGAAG GACAATATGGACATAGATGTGAAGTTATCCCAAAAGACCCATACATTGAATTTGGCTCCAATATTAAGATTAAGTTCAAGAAGACATGCAACCAGACAATCTCAGACAGCCACGGCAAAATCTATTGGACGATCAACAACAAGAGCATAGATGAAAGCCTCTATGAAACCAACACCTCCTTTGCTGCGGTGACCATCTACAATCTATCCCTTCCAAAAGCAATAGTACAATGTCACAGCCATTTAACTCAGCAAGTCTTGGGTGGTACCATCATACAAACATACT GGAAACCCAGAAACATATCATGTGTCACGTATATCTCACAACAAGATTTTACATGTCACTGGGAGCACAAGATCAAACCCACATCGAAAATAACATATACCGTTTATAGGAAATG GGAAAAAGGACAAGATGTATGGGAGAGTGATCATTGTAGTTCTGGAAGCATGTCATGCACTTTTAATAAGAGCCTGCCGATGCTAGCAAAGCTAAATTACATCACTGTGCGAGCTGAAAGCACCGTTTGGGAGACAATCTCGGACACACTAGAATTGGATCCTTGGGATACAG TGAAAATTGACCCTCCAAAGAATGTGCGGGTGGTTCCTCTCCCTGCTCATCTAAGGGTTGAATGGGAAAGACCAGGAGGCACAGAATTTATTAGCCTGGTCATACACTGTCAAGTCAAATATGCCAAG CATGTAATGGATACATTTATGAACACAGTGGCCATGACAGCCTCTGTCACTTCTGTTGAAGTGGAGCCATGCACCAACCATACAGTGTCTGTCCGCTGTGCTTTAGACAAGGCCCCCTGGAGTGAATGGAGCAGGCAGGAGacagttctctcctctctcaacg TGAGCACAGTGCAGTTGGACCTGTGGAGGAAGATGGCTGCACCAGACAACACTGGGACTAGAACAGTGCACCTGATGTGGAAG AGCATCTCCCCTGCATGCAAGGCCATCGATGGATACAGGCTGACGTACATGGCTGATGAAAAGCACATACCTGACAGACATTTGGACACTGTTGTGGATAAGGCTTCTATCACTGTGGACCAGCGGGCATACAGAGTCACTCTCGCTGCCTATCGCGGTGACACCACATTTTCTGAACAGTCAATCTATGTACCGGCCGTGGGACAAA GTCTCCCCCAGGTTAGGGGCGCCCAGGCCTCTGCCCATAACGGTGACATCCAGGTCAGCTgggctgttcctcctctctaccctgtcCACGGCTACATCATAGACTGGACCACCGATGGAGATACATACACCTGGCTACAGAGCCAAGACACTCACATCACATTGACTG gCCTGCAGCCTTTTAAACTGTACAACATCACAGTAACTCCACTCTACGATGACAAGACAGGACTCGAAAAAGTCATTCAGATCTGCTCAACGCGAAGAG CTCCAGGGAATATCTCCTCCACTGATGTACATGTTCAAGACAAAAGCGCTCAGGTCAACTGGACTGCTGTGCCTCAGAGCCAATGTAGCGGTGTTGTCGTCAACTACACTGTGTTCTACAAGACGGAAACACAACCAGAGCTGA ATGTGACAGTAAATAGCTTGAAACGGGGAGTGACTTTGGAGCCTCTCCAACCAGACACCAGATACAGTGTCCATGTCATGGCCAGCGCTGTTACTGGGGCAACCAATAGCAGCGTCATTCACTTCACAACGAGCAGATACG GCAGGACCTTCATCATAATGTCCTGTGTCTTCGGTGGTTTCGGCGTCATCATCGTCCTAGTCACTGGACTCTTCTGCGTCATTCA GTGGAAAAGATTTAAGGGGAAGATGGTGCCGAACCCCGGTCTCAGCTCCCTGGAATTCTGGTCTTCACAGGATTGTCATAAG ATCCAACCCTTTAACAACCTGTCTGAACTCGAGACCTTCTGTGAGATGATCTACCCCTGCGAGGTGAACACCATAACGGACGACATCATGGGGTCAACCTCTACAGAAGACAAGGACATACAGGACATGGCCAAAGAGACAGTCtgtgaccagacagagagattgagCTCTGGCTTCGGTAGCAGGACCTTCTGTGACAGCCAACCCAGAGAGGAGAGCAGTAACCTGGGCCTGGCACCAACCTGcctccctttactggctcaacaAGATGGAGAAATCAACCTGCTGGAGTCAACCACCAGTGAGGACTCATCATCAGAGCCAGCAGACCTCCAGGCCTCCGAGAGCTGTCCCGTCAACCCCTACAGGCTGCAGACGCCAGGGGAATGCCCTGTGAGGTTGGGGGGAGGCGAGGCGACGTCGGGCGCCACAGAGGAGAGTAGGAGCCTGTTGGACACGCAGCAGCATAGCAGCACAGTTCCTCTCACTTCATACGTCACTCTGGACATGTTTGAACACAGGGGGAAGGAAAGTAAACAGACATAA